From the Mesotoga prima MesG1.Ag.4.2 genome, the window AAGAGTTGTTGCCTAAATCCAGTGTAAGATTATTCCGGGACAGAAATTACATATTTGGCGCAGTTGGTCTGATTTCGACCGTCGATTTACCTTCTGCTAGAGATCTGGTTGAGAACTCTCTTGAAGAGCTGAACACGACTTGAATTCGGTGCTCGGCTAATTCGTAAGTCCAGATTGACAAGCGTTTCCGATTGACAAGCGTTTCCTCGGGGTGATAGAATCTCCATGAATGCGGGTGTAGCTCAGTTGGTAGAGCATCAGCTTCCCAAGCTGAGGGTCGCGGGTTCGAGTCCCGTCGCCCGCTCCAATTATTTGACTTCGTATACGGTTAGAATTGCTTCCCCGAGTTTTCGAAACTCCTTTAGGCTGAGATCTAGGTCGCGTTCCATAGTTTCTCCCAACCCGGCGATGCCCGTTCTTATGATCGGTTCAAAAGTAATGTGGAGTTCATTGACCAGGCCCAAATCCGCAAAGTGATCGAAAGTCTCGGCGCCGCCAATCAAGCACACCTCATCGTGCCCCTTTTTCTCCAAATCTTCGAGAAGTTCTTTTGGGGTTGAGGATGTGAAGATGAGGTTTTCGGATGGTCTATAATAGTCTGGATTTCTCGTCAATACGATGTTGAGCCTGTCAGGAAGGGCCCTCCCGATAGCTTCGTGGGTCTTCCTCCCCATTATCACT encodes:
- a CDS encoding dihydrofolate reductase family protein, with amino-acid sequence MKVIAVFASTLNGKISLSEDDKTEWTSREDKRYFKSLTSSVGIVIMGRKTHEAIGRALPDRLNIVLTRNPDYYRPSENLIFTSSTPKELLEDLEKKGHDEVCLIGGAETFDHFADLGLVNELHITFEPIIRTGIAGLGETMERDLDLSLKEFRKLGEAILTVYEVK